From the Asterias amurensis chromosome 1, ASM3211899v1 genome, the window ttactggtttttttttttgttcaaaatgatAATTAAAGTAAATTGTTTGATGAAGCGCATTGATATCTGATTTGACAGGAGAGGGGATTTTGATAGCATCAAGTCCAGAGGAACTGATTGAGTTTGTTGACAACCAGAGGCAGTCCCACGTTATACAGAAATACATTGAGGATCCATTACTGCTTACAGATAGTAGGAAGTTTGATATAAGGTGAGTGTACACCAAGTCTACATTATATTCAATTCatcatttggtttttaccctaacaccgatttttatttaaagccattggacactttcggtacagaaaaaaaaaaaaatgttcacagatttacaaataatttacagggtttacagaaggtaatggtgaaatattatcccatgaaacgctttactttttgagaaaacattaaaacaagcaGTCTCGTTTGTATTGTCCCGTTTGTAGTCTAGTTATGTCTGTATGTAAATGTTATTCACTTTTAGGTGTTGGGTGTTATTGGATCATGAGTACAACATTTTCTTGATGAAAGAGGGTGTTCTAAGGACATCGTCAGAGCCGTATGCTGCCGATGATCTCACAAACACCACTAGTCATCTGACCAACCATTGCATTCAGGTAAAAGTAAAGCCGTATCTAAATCAAGCGACTGCAGCTACAGCTATTATTGACtagaatagcgccctctagtgaccATGTTTGGTTTACATACTTTAACTCCGAGTTCTCTAGTCAATGGTACAGAGACAGATCTTCACTCTCTCACATAAAAGATTACTGCTTGTCTCAGTGTCAAACTTACTAAAGTGCCTAACTGCTCGTCTACACAACAGCTGTGGCTGTTGGCTTCAGTGACAATGTTGGAGGATAGGACTCTTCAGCAATCCGGTCGCAGCCAGAGCCAAAGCCTTATTGTGGTCGTACGCACAGAAGTCAAAGTGCGAATGACTCTAGTCATGTCATGTCAGCGTGACCGGTGGCTCATGTACGTTATCATTTCCTGATAACTGGTCCACTCTCTGCACTGTGCTGTGAAAACGGCTGTTGGTAACCAGTGATGCAACCATGCCCTGTAGTCTGGTTCCAAATAGTCAACTTGCATAATCTAACTGTCGTTGACTAGAGAGAGTTCGCGTTAACAAAACCAAACTATAGTCAACGATAGTTCTTGCGCGAACTTGGCCTATATTGAACTTTGTTTAAAGATTAGTAGACCGACTTTGTACATTCCAAGaactttctggcaggcaagatactacaatgggctcgatttcacaaagcaataaaatccaccGTAAGACAAATtatcagtatcaccatagtgttagtgatttgtattgtgacatcacactttactaagcaactacggtTGATTTGcaattaagatcaatcttagctcatTTTAATATTGGCCCCAGGTCATATAGGAACGTTTACATTTTGTATCATTATTTCCACAtcaattcataaaataacagctGAACCAGATGTTATGACCCCTTTCTTCAAATCAAAAGTTGCTAAAAATCAAACAGAGCAATCTCAATGATATTTCAATTAAGAGTCTTCTTttattgagctgtgtacaaatcaggCCTGTGGGAAGTTCAGTCTTTGGGTACATGATCAATATAAGACCTAATACACCTTATTTGCATATTGATCGCATAcattgatacatttttttttatctcctcTTCAGGAAGCTCAGTCTCAGAATTATGGCAAATATGAGGAAggaaatgaaatgtttttcGCTGAGTTCAACAGGTAAGAGCCAAACTTAAAGTTGTTTGAATGTTCACTATTTTACTTTGTTTGCTAGAGTATCTTTTTTTCCTTCGAGCATGAGGCTGTGAAGATCTTTTCTCTACTTGATTGATCTTATATGGCATGTTCTGCATTCACCCATCAGCCAATACTGTTCTTCAATAGGGTCACATTTCATAGAGCAGAAAAACGGTTTCTACAATTTGGTGTGTAAAGCaccgtatactcagtacttttctgagtctggtgaaaaaaacccacagggatatattactcaggtgggatttgaacccacaaccttatgCTTTTTTTAGAGCATATATCTTATCAACCAGACCACTGAatttgcccagtagctagaggcaatagaccgatccattaagcttcgccccattgcgtattgaccaatcacaacgcaacgaaggtccgataaataaggtccgacatgcgtgcacgtatgcttggcgcccgtggcagagttgtgcagaaaggcattggagagccccacgtgttcttgctcacacgtgcgtcgtgggcggagcctactggatcggtctatttgaatcctaaatttgttttgtagtATTCAAGCTGCCTTTTGTATCCAGGcatggtggtctagttggtaagacatctgctctaggaTGGCAAAGGTCACGAGTTCGAATCCCATACAAGTAATACGCCTGTGGATTTATTTCACACACCGTTGTAAGTACCCAaatagtatttatttttttccaatgcaAATTACATCTAGTAACTTTTGCACTGCAAACTTTTgtaggaaaccagtcacagatgtTCTTctcttttattaaaggcagtggacactattggtaattactcaaattaattattagcataaaaccttacttggtaacgagtaatggggagaggttgatagtgtaaaatattgtgagaaacggccccctctgaagtaatgtagttttcgagaaagaagtaattttcctcgaacttgatttcgagacctcagatttagaatttgaggtctcgaaatcaagcatcagaaagcacacaacttcgtgtgacaagggtgttttttctttcattattatcttgcaacttcgatgaccgatttagctcaaattttcacaggtttgttatttgatgtatattttgagatacaccaagtgagaaaatggtctttgacaattaccaatagtgtccagtgtctttaataaacaTCTGTAACATAGCTGCCAACTCTCCTACTAACTGATTCTCCAGAGTTCCCTAAAAGTAAACCAATCTTCTCATgatctgataaaaaaaatttgataatCTCCCTTATTAAGGAAACTTTTCCCCATCTATTATTATATTggatgtaattctaaatatctccctgatagttttgaaaagaaattccctgattgcaagatgcaaatgtttgcAGCTCTTCGTCACTGTGCTATCGGTTAAATTTATTTctggatttaatttttttgcagatttttGCAAGAAACACATGACATCTGTATGGAGGAGTCCATACTGCCACAGATCCATAGAATAATCCGGGAATGTTTAACAGCTATTAAAGAGGTAAGAGGACAATAAACCCTTTGCATTATGGTGTCACATCCCccaaatagcgccctcactgtAGTCAGTGCAGACCTACCATTGGCAGCAAGCTGTGCAGAGCAAGCtgtgtttccattgtttgacctctGTGATGGTAGCAAAtgcaaggttaaaaaaaaaaaaaaaaaaatgcaagttcCCCCAAagcaaggctaaaagccactcaaggtaaagggctacaaggcagaaaacatagaaatgcagaaactcagtggagctgaaggtagaaaTTGATATTCCTGTGAAAAGAtggcagatcataggatgaagggaaacatgcaccggtcaaggagttccaaagagatgcagtacgatgGAAAAGGCTACTtgagtagctctttgttctacatctcggcactgccacagtataaggatgagaacaagcagaaagcctggtctcgcgctcaaacaccctgacaGGAGGAACAAGGTTGGATAGACTGGTGTAACATTTACCATAGAAATATCTGTAAAACAGAGagaggctggctacagaccttCGGTGAGAAAGGGGTTGTAGCGTAGATCCTAGCTCTTCTCCAACCAGGTTAACAATGCGCTTCTGCACCCGATCTAGTAAGGATAAAGCAACTAACCCAATAATTCAAGGCACTCGAGcaaattgaccccttgcacagaTGTCACATGTGGCACCTTTTTAAACGCTGCGTCGGCTAAAAtttgcacttcactgaataacgcacagtgacgttgaccaccaaaatggcgcatccaagattattctgaggATGGGGttaggtgaattgggtcaattggGGTATGTTCAGAaagcgtactaagttagacccgaaccggtttaacttttactctaacatcctgtttattggcCTATTCAatggtcaccgtgtgtttacataatgattacggaggtcaatgggtcgcctgttgtgagttaaaccggatttggtcttttttattctgtccacacacagtgttaaaagataaactcgaagcggtctaaagataaaccccctccctggacggtttatcttttgtgggttgaactcaattcggactaactttagatccgttcagacacactgagttgaacccgatcgagttgaaccatgagttaaaccaactttagaACCGTGTCTGAACGCACCCTAGGAGTCAAAAGAAGACTGAGCAAGTATTGCGcatattttaaattttcaggACCAAGATGGTCCCAACCTTATTGAGTTTGATACATCACATATGTGTGCAATTCCGTTtcttcaagttttttttgttgaaCAGAGTTTTTGGTTATAAAAATTGTACGTTATTGTTGGAAAGTTAATATTCATCAATGAAACACATGAAAGTAAAATAACTTTAACAACTCAAAGAAAACCGGAGAATAAGACTTgacctttaaaacaattaagtTTCAGGTTCAGGTTCAGGTTAATTTCCATACCAattgtacatgtgcatgtacaaaCAATGCAAGgaaaaaattaattatagaACTTAATATAAGTGAGTATAACTTAACTTAAGTTTGCTCAACTGACGGCTGTGTTGTCATTAAATTTATGTAATGGTACCACGAAAGTTTGGCTCGTTGGGGAATGGGagttttagttttgtttcaatGTTAATTCTAGAAAATTGTATAGAAATTAAAATTGTACTTATAATAGTTGCTCAGGTTATTTTGATATTATCAGATTTATAAAGAAATTGTCCCATTgtcaattacaactttttgagtaGTCAGTCTTCAACATGCTGGTGCGGTTCTTCTGTGTACTTGCCTGGTTCATGAGTCCCGCACCTGACATCGGATTctttgtactatttattttacAGGAGATTATCACAGATGGACTTGAGTATGATAGTTTCCAGTTGTTTGGTTTTGACTTCATGCTTAGCAGAGATTTCAAAGTTTGGCTGCTGGAGGTGAACAGAGCACCGGCCTGTGCATCGTAAGTATAGGACTTGAAATTAACACTCGCTACACTGTACAGTGTTCAAAGCTTAGTGGAAAATTCAAATTTCTAAATATTTGAccagaatttgttttacaagatcgtattcaaaatgagaaaaaaaacttgccgACAAAGTAATCAGTGTGCAATCAACTGTTTTCATATGAAAAAAATACTAAGAAATTTAAGAGAAGATTGATCTTGTCTgtcttttatattatttaaaggcagtggacactattggtaattactcaaaataattattagcataaaaccttaatagctacaggttgatggtaaaaaacattgtagaaacggctccctctgaatactTGAGAAAAGTACCTTTCCACAaacttaattttgagacctcagaattagaacttgacgtctcgaaatcaagcatctgaaagcatacaacctagtgtgacaagggcgttttttctttcatttttatctcgcaacttcaacgaccaattgagctcaattgttcacaggtttgttatttaatgcatatgttgagatacatgtacaccaactgagaaaactggtctatgacaattaccaatagtttctagtgtctttaagtatacTTCGTTTCTCAATAGAATTAAAAGGTACTCATCAGACCCACCCAAAGCCAGACTTTGTTTCTATTGGGTTTACTATGCTAATATCACTTAACCTGGGCCTGTGGTTCTCTGGCAGTGTGTAATTTGAGCCCTGCAACAGGCCCAGGGCCAGTGATGTTAGcctcgggccagtaaactctggTTGTCCTGCGGTTTTCAACGAACTTAAATTACGTCACTGAAGTACAGTAAAATATATTTCAACAATGAGGTATTATAGTTTGTGTGATAAGCACTCAGCTTAATAGAATCCACATGCACACTTCTTGTGTGGGATTTAAACCCACGACTCCCACGTTCTCTAGCAGATCTCTTAATCATTAGACCACTGAGTTGAATCCTGTAATTAGCAGTTGGTTCTTTATTCAGCAGATGCAAGCTAATTACATCTTAAAGTattttttagccttcgagaaagactctgcttgggtcgaaacgtcaggccatttactattttttgcttttgtaCTATTTTGGTTgttgataagcagtttgcaacagctatttcTATTTTCTCCTCAAGAAACCCAAATATTTGCCCACGACTCGATCGTGAAAATAAATACTGTTGTTGAATTCCATTTTTCCAGGCGTTTATTGTCACAGCTTGTGGATGGTATCCTCACTCTTGCTATAGACCCAGTGTTTCCACCACCTGGTGATTCATCTCAAGATTGCTCAAGACCGAGGGAGATTCCTACATTTGAGAGACTTTGATGTTTGTAGTAACAGTGTCATGAGGTGGTAAATTGGACTGTTAGAGGTGAGCTGAAGAGAGCAATGATCAAGGGTCCTCCTTACAGGTCTGTAAGATGTTTCCATACTTACAGGCAGAAGCCTCTTTTCCATTGTCTGGCAATTCATCTCAAGATTGTTCAAAACTGTGGGAGACTTCTACACTTGAAAGACTTTGATGTCAGTAACATAACAGCGTCTCGCAGTGATAGATTGGACTGTTACAGGTGAGCTGGGCACATCAATGATCAGAGGTCCTTCTTGTGTAGGAAGGTACACTGTAGAGCTTGGAGGATGTTTTCATGCTTGCAGGAACACGAAATAGACGAGCATGGATCCGGAAGCCTCCTTTCCTTGGCCTTGATGTGATGATGGTCAATTTAAGGTGTCTTTCTTACAGCAAGGAAAACAGAGAGCAAATTCCTCCAAGCGTTGGAAGGCTTGGGTCAGTTTTGTTGTGAGTTTTACCAACATTTTTGTGTAAAGGTACAATGTGCAATATAGGCTTTTGGGGCATCGTATGAATCAAAAGCGTTGAAGgttatattttattgaaaagGTGATTGTTCACTAAAGGCCAAGATGCTTCCAGTCACTTAGgtaggtggggggggggctgggcaCATGGTGCCCCCTATCCCATTTATATCAGTGCCCTAgcccaaaatttaaaatttaaaccgTCTTACATACAAATGTGTTAAATTTTAGTTTTTGTGTGGTAACTTTGATGTTTAACAAAAATTCTCTTTTCACACAAACAATGTATGTTTTTACTTTCACGTCAGATTTTCTTACAAAAGATAATAAATGGCACAACAAGATTGCTAAAAAGGGCCatctataaaacaaattaaattggcCAGGAGTGCCCCCCTAGAAAAAAATGGTGCACCCCTTGTGCCTTAACCCTAGTTCTGCCTTTGGATGCTGAGCTTAAGTGTAATTAGAAAAATTCTGAAGTATTTAAACGCAATTTACCAAAGATGTGCACCTTGACTCAACAGTTTTGATTGGAATGCCTTCTTTACCTTGACTGTTCAAGGTGAACGGAACAATTCATTTTCGTGTAGAACTATTTTTATTCAAATGGATACTAACTATTCAGGAATGATTTCTGGATATATGAAAggtttatatttttacataTTGTTAATAATGATATGATCTTAGGCGCGTCATGGCTGAGTGGGTCTAGTTCATTGGACCCAAGCtgtggtgttgtcagcagcagagtgtaggttcaaatccaaGCCATGACACTAGTGCCCTAATATGTAAAACCATCAATAGTCAAACTGAACTGCATTTCACTCAATTCATTATGATTTGTcaggttgtttttttgtgtgttttgtgaCATAAATAAACTTTGCTGAACAGATGGTACATGTttgaaatgtgtttattttatattttcctGATTTTCCGTTAACTACCCCTGGTGATTTTGATGCAAACTTGTGATGTTGTTGCATACTGCAAGGCATAACTCTTGTCATTTTGATAAACACTACAACgccttgtgattttgatacaaactgcaaggcttaccccttgtgtttttaatgaaaactgcaaggcttaccccttgtgattttgatgCAAactgcaaggtttaccccttgtgattttaatgAAAACTGCAAGTCTTACCCCGTGTGATTTTGATACAAACTGCAAgtcttacctcttgtgattttcattaaaactgcaaggcttaccccttgtgattttgatgaaaactgcaaggcttaccccttgtgtttttaatgaaaattgcaaggcttaccccttgtgattttgatgaaaactgcaaggtttaccccttgtgattttaatgaaaactgcaagtcttaccccttgtgattttgatacAAACTGCAAgtcttacctcttgtgattttaatgaaaactgcaaggcttaccccttgtgtttttaatgaaaattgccaggcttaccccttgtgattttgataaaaactgcaaggtttaccccttgtgattttaatgaaaactgcaaggcttaccccttgtgatattgATGAAAactgcaaggtttaccccttgtgattttgatacaaactgcaaggcttaccccttgtgattttcatgaaaactgcaaggcttaccccttgtgattttgatgaaaactgcaaggtttaccccttgtgattttgatgaAAACTACAAgtcttaccccttgtgattttgatacAAACTGCaaagcttaccccttgtgattttaatgaaaactgcaaggcttaccccttgtgattttgatgaAAACTGCAAgtcttaccccttgtgattttgatacAAACTGCAatgtttaccccttgtgattttaatgaaaactgcaaggcttaccccttgtgatattgATGAAAACTGCAAGTcttaacccttgtgattttgatgaaaattgccaggtttaccccttgtgattttaatgaaaactacaagtcttaccccttgtgattttgatacAAACTGCATTGCTTAACTCTTGTAAATAACACATAAAGAAATAATTGAAATTCACAAAACATTACAAACTTTGAATAACTAAAATCAATGTGACATTTAATGCAcataaatttacacagtttttATGTCAGTGTCGTGCAAATATTTTGTAACTTTGTACTTTTTCATGGTCACACTTGTACATAAATTTGTTGCTTCATGTTTGCTTCAAGTTTGCCCAGTAAAACCAACCTCTCATCCATGTGCTTCTAGTTTGTAGTCTAGCATTGCATTTGGGTTTACAGTGtgaaaggtcatgggttcaattCCCACCTAAGGCACCTGTGGAGCACACACACATGTCACACTAGTTCATTAACTTAAAGAATGTttagttttacaaaatgttaGAACAACAGACTGAATCTACGGCATTAACATCACAAGCAGAAACAACTCATGATATAATAAAAGACTAATTACAATCAACTGGTgcctaaagggaaggtacacgtttggtaattactcaaaacaattattaacttaaaaactgacttggtaaacgagcattagagagctgttgatagtataaaacattgtgggaaacgactacCTCTGGAGtattgaagtttttgagaaagaggtaatttctcacccaaataataaaagacttcttgttAGAAGtcttattcctatctgaaagcacacaaattcgtccaacaagggtgttttatctttcatcattttctagTAATTTCGATGAGCAATtgcgcccaaattttcacaggctttcgatgggatacaccaagtgagaatactggtctttgacaattaccaaacctgtacaGTGCCTTCAAGTATTAAGCACATGTTGAACATACTTCAAACCATTCCTAGTCTGTGATACGAGCCTTATAATAGCTTTATTTCACATCACCTTTTAAAGACGACCAAGTACTGCCCAATCTACTGTCAAGTAGGACTTAGTCACACTTGCAGATAGGGTGAGGGGTTGGTTGCAACATGTGCAAGGGTAGAATTGGTTGCAAGGCTGGTtcttggggaggtagtgcttttggatctaccagccaggcttccgatggatgatacccaagcctacatctgtatggactgtaaagggggtaaccctgtttcagccccaggagtaggtgcaACGGCCCCCtagaaaaatagttgattgtagaCCACACCTTGACGTGGCCTtcgggccttgtgtgtctggcgaattgcatacaaaaaaaaggtTAGTGTTTGGTAAGGTTAGAAAGTGCAGCTGTGGTG encodes:
- the LOC139937603 gene encoding tubulin--tyrosine ligase-like, yielding MYTFGVRDTESSVYAAVAEVLRTKRHWRERTAVRTGRCTAGNNGDDLAYLGAETLRVNLVLGERNKLPFGKLGHEPGLKQLVNYYRGSQKICRKTHLVTALKTSSAINYDSIDWLPVSFVILPRSSNGDGDEAKTSRDWLQKLRQTKQRTDDRDEYLKVWGRMKASGEGSVWIAKSSAGAKGEGILIASSPEELIEFVDNQRQSHVIQKYIEDPLLLTDSRKFDIRCWVLLDHEYNIFLMKEGVLRTSSEPYAADDLTNTTSHLTNHCIQEAQSQNYGKYEEGNEMFFAEFNRFLQETHDICMEESILPQIHRIIRECLTAIKEEIITDGLEYDSFQLFGFDFMLSRDFKVWLLEVNRAPACASRLLSQLVDGILTLAIDPVFPPPGDSSQDCSRPREIPTFERL